The genomic region ACCCCACCATCCCTGCAAACATCATCGAGAGTGTTGTCGAGAAGATTATGGATCGTCGCGGGGCGATGTCCTCTATCGCCGCTAACCGTGAACTCGATAACCTGATCCGAAACGGTGTCCCCGTGAGCTATGATGATGCACAGGGGGTTAAACAAAACGAGAGCGTCCGTTTGATCGATTTCAACGATTCACGAACCGCTGAGGGGGCAAATGAGTATCTCGCCGTTTCACAGCTCTGGATCAAATCGACAGGACAATCACCTAAAGCTGCCTACCGACGACCGGATGTGATCTTGTACGTCAACGGGTTGCCGATCGTGTTTATCGAGCTGAAAAACTCCAACGTCAAACTCCGATCTGCGTATGATGATAACCTCACCAACTACAAAAACGATATTCCTCAGCTCTTTCATACGAACGCGTTTTGTATCTTTTCCAATGCTATCGAGACGAAAGTGGGGAGTTTCACCGCAGGGTGGGAACACTTCTTTAACTGGCTACGGGTCGATGATGAAAAAGAGAAAGTGGATCGTAAACAGATCGCCCGTGAGGGGACGAGTCTGGAGTATGCGGTGGCGGGGTTGTGTCAGCCCTACAAGCTGCTCGATTATGTTGAAAACTTCATCCTCTTTCACAAAGAAAACAGCAAGATTATCGCCCAAAACCACCAGTTTATCGGGGTCAATAATGCGTATGAACGGTTTTTGAACCGTAAAGAGCTGGATGGAAAACTGGGGGTTTTCTGGCATACGCAGGGATCGGGGAAAAGCTTTTCGATGATCTTCTACGCTCGAAAGATATTTCGCAAGGTGACGGGGAATTTCAGCTTCGTCGTTGTCACCGACCGCCAAGACCTAGACGGTCAGATATACCGAAATTTTGTTAACACGGGGACGGTAACGAAACAAGATGCCGCCCAACCCAAAGATGCCGAAGAGATGCGTAAATTTCTAGGGCAGAATAAAAAAGTGGTCTTCACCCTGATCCAAAAATTCCGTTACGACAAAGGGAAAAAATATCCACACCTCTTTAACCCCGATGAACGCGAAATCATCGTTATCGTCGATGAGGCACACCGTACCCAGTACAAATCTCTCGCCGAAAATATGCGCGCTGGACTCAAAGGGGCGCATTTCCTCGCTTTTACGGGGACACCGCTGTTAGGTAAAGAGCGCAAAACGAACAGTTGGTTCGGGGGATACGTCTCGGAGTATAATTTTCAACAGGCGATGGAGGATGAGGCGACGGTACCGCTGTTTTATGAGAAGCGGGTTCCTGAAATGTTGATCCAAAACGATGATCTGGGTGATGAGTTTTACGAACTGCTCGAAGATGAAAACCTCGACGAGGCTCAACAGCAAAAACTGGAGCGAAAGTTCGCCCAAGAGATGGAGGTGATCAAGCGTGATAGTCGTTTGGAGACCATCGCCAAAGATATCGTTTATCATTTCCCGCGTCGGGGGTATATGGGCAAGGGGATGGTGATTTCACTCGATAAATTTACCGCCGTTAAAATGTATGACAAAGTACAGCGTCTCTGGAAAGAGGAGATCAAAAACCTACGGGGGCTTATCAGCAGATCGACCAGTGAGATCGAAAAAGAGCGGCTCAAAAAAATGCTCGAGTACATGAAGTCGGTCGAGATGGCAGTGGTGATCAGTGATCCCAAAGCCGATGAAGAGCGATACGAAAAAGCGAAGCTCGACATCAAGCCACATATCAAACGGCTGGAATCGCTCGATCAGCACGGGCACGACATCGAGTACAACTTTAAAGACCCTGAGAATCCTCTACAGCTCGTGTTTGTGTGCGCGATGTGGCTGACGGGGTTTGATGCTCCGAGCGTCTCAACTCTCTATCTCGATAAACCGATGAAAGATCACACCCTCATGCAGACGATAGCACGGGCAAACCGTGTTGCCTCCCACACGATACGAGGATATAACGGACAGTTGGTCGAGAAGAAAAACGGGGAGATTGTCGACTATTACAACGTCTTTCGAAATATGAAAAAGGCGTTAAAAGATTATGCCCAAGGGGAAGAGGAGGACGAGGAAAAATCGCCTGTCCAAGAGAAGGGGGAACTTTTCAAGCTCCTCGATGATGCGATAGCCCAAGCCATCGGTTTTTGCCGTGAGCGAAATATCAATTTAGAATCGATTCTCGAAGAGAACAACACGTTTAAAAATATCGAAAACTTCCAATCCTATGCCGATATTTTATTGAGTAAAGACGAGTGGCGCAAATCGTTTTATGTGTATGACAACACGGTGTCGGCTCTGTATGAAGCGTGCAAGCCTGAGATATTCTCCCAACCGCCTCGTCTGATGATCGCTGTCATGCAGTATCTGCGCGGGGTAATCGATTCGCATATCGAAAAAGCCGATATCGACGAAGTGAGTCGCAAGATCGCCGAATTACTTGATGAGAGTGTTGTCGTCGATAATGCCGAGAAGTTTGCGATTAAAGAGCATCAAGCCGAATATCAGATCGTCCAAAAAGGGAAAGTGTGGGATTTAAGCAAAATCGATTTTGAAAAGCTTAGAGCCGATTTCGCCGTGGTTCAATACAAAAATATCGAAATCGCCGAGATGCGCGCTTTTATCGAAGATAAACTCCGTCAAATGTTGGAACAAAACCACACCCGAATCGATTTCGCCCAAAGGCTCCAAGAGATTATCGATAAGTACAATTCTGGGGGATCATCCACCGAAAATTATTTTGATGATTTGGTGAAATTTACCGAGAGTATGAAAGAGGAAGATGAGCGCCATGCACGCGAAGGGTTGAGTGAAGACGAACTCGAACTTTATGACGTACTGAAAAAAGAGAAGCTGACCAAAGCAGAAGAGCAAAAAGTGAAGCTAGCGGCCAAGCATTTGATCACACGGCTCAAAGAGGGGCAGCCTAAGGTTCTGGTACAGGATTGGTGGAAAGACACGCAGAGTAAAGAGATCGTCAGAGATACCGTTCGTAAAGTTTTGAACGAAGATTTACCTGAGAGTTATGATCGTGTCATTTTTAACGAAAAAAGCGAGAATGTTTTTGAGATGATCTTAGGGTTTGCGGCACAAGGTCAGAGATGGGCGGCGTAGAAGAATTAGCTACTTATGAAGCAAAAATGATAAGAATTGTGAAAGAGAATGTAGTTAGGTAATGGGAACACCTAATTTGATTTTACTGTTTTTCTTTTTACAAATAAAGCAATTATTGAATTATTTGGACTCAAAAGGAACACCTAAAGGAACACCTAGTATTTTAATGCTAATTAATATATGCTATAAAGCCCTATATTGTGGCTTTATTTCCTAAATGCCCCGCTAAATACCCGCTGGAGAAGGACCATTGCAAATTATATCCACCGCATGGTCCATCGAGGTTCATCACCTCACCGCAAAAGTAAAGCCCTCGTAAAATTTTACTCTCCATCGTATCGGGAGATATCTCTTTTAGCGACACCCCGCCTCGGGTAATCATCGCCATCTTGAACCCATCATGTCCGATGACGGTTAGTGGAGTCCATGCGAGAAGTTTGATGAGGCGATCACGTACAGCACCTGAAAGTTTATTAAATCCGCTTTGCGGATCGGCGTCTGCCAAGATGCATAAAGCACGTCCTACTGATTCGGGGAGGAGTGTTTGTATATGTGTTAATATTGACTGCTCAGGATGTTTGTGTATCTCATTTTTGATGTGGTTGAGGAGTTGATCTTCGTTCATCCCTTTGGTCATATTGATTAGTATTGGAACTCCACCGTGTTTGGAAAGATAGGGGTTAATCTCACGGGCAATATCGAGAACCACTGGCCCTCGAATACCTGTAGAGGTAAAGATAAGATCCCCTTTGGCACGAATATTTTTGGCTTTTGGGAGATCGATTTTGATTTCGACTTTAGGAATTGTATCGGCACGGCATCCTTCTCCCCACACCTCCTTGGTTTTGAGAGGCATCATAGCAGGGTAGAGATCGGTGATGGTGTGACCCGCTTGGGATGCGAGTGTAAATCCATCCCCCTCTGCTCCCAGTTGCGGATACCCTAAACCTCCCGTCGCGATAATGACATTTGGAGCGCTATAAGTTGTTGTCGCGGTACTAACACCCGAAACGCTCTCTCCATCACTCACGAGTGACTCTACCCTCTCTGAACATACTACGGTGATTCCAAGGCGTTTCATCTCCTCTTCGAGGGCAGTGATGATGGTGAGTGCACTGTGACTAATCGGAAAAACACGATACCCATCGGGGGCATGACTCTTCACACCGATTTGGGCAAAAAAAGAGATAAGGGCTTTATGATCCAGTGCGTTTAGTGCAGGGGTCATAAAGCGACCGTCCCGACCGAATCGCTGCATAAAATCTTCATTGGAGAGGGTATTGGTAAGATTGCACCGACCACCGCCGGTTGCTTTGAGTTTAGCACCGATGTGTTTGAGCTTTTCGAGTAATACTACACGCTTTCCCAGTCGGGCGGCAGTGATTGCGGCAATCATTCCTGCCGCACCGGCACCGACAACGATGAGATTATATGAGGTTTGAGAGGTGTTTTGCATAGAGGTTCAAATATCGGTAATACGAACCAATGTGAGGTACTGTTCGCTTTCTAAGATATTCAAAGAGATGCCGAATTTTTGGGAGAAATGTTTACGTTGACCTTCGGTGAGTTCCGAGAGATGAATTTTGTAGTAGTGATGGTTGTTATCACTGCTCTTTTGCATACGGTAGGTATTAATCTCTTCAGGAGAAGGATCGTAGTGGATATATTTTTGCATGGAATTATTATAGCACACGAGATGCTATAAATGAGAGGGCTTACCCTCTTGCAGTTACTTCGAGCAAATGGTAGCCAAATTGGGTTTTGATCGGACCATATAGGACACCGACATCGCCGTTGAATACCGCTTTGTCAAACTCTGGAACCATTTGACCAGGGGTAAAACGTCCTAAATCTCCCCCTTTGCGTCCCGATGGGCATTGGGAGTTGTCTGCTGCTGCTTCGGCAAAAGAGAGACCCTCTTCAATCTGTTTTTTGAGTTCATTACACTCTGCTTCGCTACTGACTAAAATATGTCGTGCGGTTGCCCATGCCATGATGATCCTTTTATTGTTTTTGAAATTTTACTCAAATAACTGACTGAAATAAAGGGGATAAGCGGGATTATTTTCCCGCTTTGAAACGTTCCCAATATTTTTCATAGACTTTGACAGCACTACCGATATCGGTTTGAAATTCGCTATTCGTTAAATCTTGCGCAATAGGGTAGATGATACGATTGGCTTGAACCGCTTTTGGGAGAAGTTTTACCGATGCAGCGTTTGGAGAAGCATATCCAATCTCTTCGGAGATGATTTTTCCGATTTCCGGTCTGAGGATAAAGTTGATAAATTTATGGGCGTTGTCAATGTTTTGAGAATTTTTAGGGATGACCAAAGAATCTACCCACAACATAATCCCCTCTTTAGGATAGACGTATTTGAGATCGGGAGACTCTTTATTTGCCATGTAGTTTTCACCGTTAAAGTTCATTCCAAGTTTTACCTCTTCGCTGAGATAGACCTGTTTTGGTGATTCAGAATTGAACACTTTGACATTAGGGCGGAGAAGAAGAAGTTTTTGGTATGCTTGCTCAATGTGTTTTGGATCGGTATCGTTCGCACTGTATCCTAAAACTTTGAGTGTCATACCGAATACTTCGCGTAAATCATCGGTGAGAAGAACCGATTTTTTGTATTTCGGATTCCACAAATCGCCCCATGATGTGACCGCATTTTTACCGAGTAATGCCGAGTTGTAAGAGACTCCGGTACTTCCCCATAGATAAGGGATAGAGTAATCATTTTTAGGATCAAACGGTTTATAGAGCAACGTTTTGTCGAGGTTGACAAAATTGGGGAGTTTTGTTTTATCGATAGGTGCGAGTAGCCCCTCTTTTGCCATTTTGCTCACAAAATAGGTGGAGGGGACAATGATGTCGTAACTGCTTTTTTTATCGGTTTTGATTTTGGCGTACATCGCTTCATTGCTGTCGTAGGTGGAATATTTAACTTTAATTCCACTCTCTTTTTCAAACTGTTTAATAACTTTTGCGGGTAGATACTCGCTCCAATTGTATACATATAAAACATTGCTCGAACCAAACAGGTAGGTGCCCAGTAGCAACAAGCCTAGTAAGATTTTTTTCATTTTGTTTTCTCCCTGATTAAAAATTGAGATAGTGCGACAATAAGAATCGTAAAGCCGAACATAATAGCAGATAATGCATTAATTTCGGGGCTGACACCGAGACGAACCATAGAAAATATTTTGATAGGGAGTATCTCAAAATCGGTTCCGCTGACAAAAAAACTGATGATGACATCATCAAGCGAGAGGGTAAAACTGAGTAAAAATCCCGCAATGACGGCTGGGAAAATGTTGGGGAGGATGATGAGTCTGAAAATATCAAATTCATGAGCTCCCAAATCACGGGCTGCTTCGATGATGTTTTTATCAAAGCCGCTTAAACGGCTCATCACCGTAACGATGACAAAGGGGAGAGAAAAAGAGATATGGGCTATCAAGAGGGAGTTGAATCCAAGCTCGATATTGAGTAAGACAAACAAAAGCAATAAAGCAATACCCATCACAATCTCAGGTGAGATGATGAGGACAAAAACAATAGAGTTGAGAAACTTTTTGCCAAAAAAGGTATAACGAAAAAAAGCGATAGCTCCAAGAGTCCCAAGCAAGGTTGCGATGAGAGAGGAGCTTGTAGCCACCATGATGGAGTTGATAGCCGCATCTAATAATTCCTCATTGAGGAAAAGTTTATCGTACCATTTGAGGGTAAAACCGGTCCAATTTAAAGAGTATTTGGAGTTATTAAACGAATAGAGTATCAAAATAAAAATCGGTACATATAAAAAGAGAAAGATAAATCCAATATAGAGTCGTTTAAAAAAGTTCACTGTTTCTCTTTTTTGTCAATTTATCGGCTAATGAATAGAGCCAAATCAAACCTAGCATTAATAAGGTAAGAAGAACACTAGCAACACTTCCAAACGGCCAATCTCTAAAAGTTAAAAACTGATTTTTAATAAAGTTCCCGATAACCAGATTATTGGCTCCACCGAGTAAGTCGGAGATGAAAAACATACCCAAAGAGGGGAGAAATACCAAACTGATACCGGCGATAATCCCCGGTGAGACGAGGGGGATAATGATACGGAGCATGACGGAGGTTTTATTCGCACCCAAATCATGAGCCGCTTCGATCAGACGTTTATCAAACTTTTCAAAAGAGGCATAGAGCGGCAAAATCATAAAAGGCAAGAGTGTATATACCATACCGATAATCACGGCAACATCGGTATAAATAATCTCAAGCGGTTCATTGATGAGCCCTATACCCATAAGGGCGGCATTCAAAACACCTTTGGTTTTTAAAATAACCACTAACGCGTAGGTTCGAACCAATGAACTGGTCCAAAAAGGGATGATGGTTAAAACGAGTAAGGCAGAAGTGTATTTTTTAGAGACTTGTGAGAGGAAATAGGCAAACGGGAATGCCAAAATCAGACACAGAATCGTTGAGATAATAGAGAGTTTAAAAGAGATTAAAAAAACATCCAAATAGAGTGGATCGAAGATTTTAATATAACTCTCAAAACTGAAAATATAGAGGATAAATTCTTCATCTCCACGGGTTAAAAAACTGGCAATAAAGACCAATAAAAAAGGCAATAAACCAAAGACGATAAGCCATGATGAGATAGTGAATATGGAAAAATTTCCAAAAAAACCGATTTTAGTCTTCAAGGATACTTTCCCATCCGTCATGCCAATAAATATAGAGCTTTTGCCCCTCTTTATAATCTAGTGCATCACTCTCTTCGTTGTAAAATTCACTCGCAAAAATAATTTTTCCACTGACAAGTTCGATGACTAAATCAATGGTCACCCCTTTATAAATAATCTCTTTGAGTTCCCCTTCAAAATAGTTGGTTGATTTTATATCTTCGAGGTTCCGTTCGCATCGGAAATCTTCGGGACGTATTAAAATCGTAAAATTTTTAGCAGAAGTTTTAGAGATAAAATGCTCTAATGCCATCTGTTTTCCTTCTACTTCAAACAACGCTTGATCGGCATCGATTAATGAGCTATCGAGTAAATTTGTCTGACCGATAAAATTGGCAACAAAAATATTTTTAGGATTCTCATACACCTCTTTTGGGGTAGCGATTTGCTCTATTACCCCATGATTCATGACCACAATACGATCACTCATGCTCAGTGCCTCTTCTTGATCGTGGGTAACAAATACAAAAGTAATCCCAAGCTTACGCTGCATCTGTTTGAGTTCAATCTGCATCATTTTACGAAGTTTGAAATCCAGAGCACTCAAACTCTCATCGAGCAGTAAAATAGAGGGTTTATTGACGATGGCTCTGGCTATGGCGACACGTTGCTGTTGCCCTCCGGAGAGCTCATTGACCATTTTTTGTCCGAACTGTTCGAGTCGAACCAATGAAAGGGCATTTTGAACTTCGCTTTGAATCTCCTCTTTCGGAACTTTTTTCATTTTTAATCCAAATGCAATGTTGTCATAAACATTGAGATGGGGAAACAATGCATAACTTTGAAATACGGTGTTAAAGCTCCGTTTATTAGGGGGAAGCTGAGAGATATCTTTTTTTTCAAAAGTTAATAGACCGCTGTCAATCTCTTCGAAACCGCCGATAATACGTAACATGGTTGTTTTTCCACAACCGCTTGGTCCTAATAGGGTTAGAAATTCGCCGTTATATATATCTAAATTGATATTTTTGAGTACAGAATTACCTTCATAGGATTTATGTATGTTTTGAAGTTGTAGTAAAATTTTGTTCATAAGGGGTATTTTATCAAAACTGATAAAGAAAGCAATGGAAATTTATCTTAATTAATATATTTTGACAATATCAAAACCGCCCGAAAGGTCTGTCAGTATATAAATAATTATCCCT from Sulfuricurvum sp. harbors:
- a CDS encoding type I restriction endonuclease subunit R produces the protein MMAKNFISEDDIEQAILQKLNTHFGFELLNCYTAKPEELRDNSKRADKRDVILADRLTSACLRLNPTIPANIIESVVEKIMDRRGAMSSIAANRELDNLIRNGVPVSYDDAQGVKQNESVRLIDFNDSRTAEGANEYLAVSQLWIKSTGQSPKAAYRRPDVILYVNGLPIVFIELKNSNVKLRSAYDDNLTNYKNDIPQLFHTNAFCIFSNAIETKVGSFTAGWEHFFNWLRVDDEKEKVDRKQIAREGTSLEYAVAGLCQPYKLLDYVENFILFHKENSKIIAQNHQFIGVNNAYERFLNRKELDGKLGVFWHTQGSGKSFSMIFYARKIFRKVTGNFSFVVVTDRQDLDGQIYRNFVNTGTVTKQDAAQPKDAEEMRKFLGQNKKVVFTLIQKFRYDKGKKYPHLFNPDEREIIVIVDEAHRTQYKSLAENMRAGLKGAHFLAFTGTPLLGKERKTNSWFGGYVSEYNFQQAMEDEATVPLFYEKRVPEMLIQNDDLGDEFYELLEDENLDEAQQQKLERKFAQEMEVIKRDSRLETIAKDIVYHFPRRGYMGKGMVISLDKFTAVKMYDKVQRLWKEEIKNLRGLISRSTSEIEKERLKKMLEYMKSVEMAVVISDPKADEERYEKAKLDIKPHIKRLESLDQHGHDIEYNFKDPENPLQLVFVCAMWLTGFDAPSVSTLYLDKPMKDHTLMQTIARANRVASHTIRGYNGQLVEKKNGEIVDYYNVFRNMKKALKDYAQGEEEDEEKSPVQEKGELFKLLDDAIAQAIGFCRERNINLESILEENNTFKNIENFQSYADILLSKDEWRKSFYVYDNTVSALYEACKPEIFSQPPRLMIAVMQYLRGVIDSHIEKADIDEVSRKIAELLDESVVVDNAEKFAIKEHQAEYQIVQKGKVWDLSKIDFEKLRADFAVVQYKNIEIAEMRAFIEDKLRQMLEQNHTRIDFAQRLQEIIDKYNSGGSSTENYFDDLVKFTESMKEEDERHAREGLSEDELELYDVLKKEKLTKAEEQKVKLAAKHLITRLKEGQPKVLVQDWWKDTQSKEIVRDTVRKVLNEDLPESYDRVIFNEKSENVFEMILGFAAQGQRWAA
- a CDS encoding NAD(P)/FAD-dependent oxidoreductase; this translates as MQNTSQTSYNLIVVGAGAAGMIAAITAARLGKRVVLLEKLKHIGAKLKATGGGRCNLTNTLSNEDFMQRFGRDGRFMTPALNALDHKALISFFAQIGVKSHAPDGYRVFPISHSALTIITALEEEMKRLGITVVCSERVESLVSDGESVSGVSTATTTYSAPNVIIATGGLGYPQLGAEGDGFTLASQAGHTITDLYPAMMPLKTKEVWGEGCRADTIPKVEIKIDLPKAKNIRAKGDLIFTSTGIRGPVVLDIAREINPYLSKHGGVPILINMTKGMNEDQLLNHIKNEIHKHPEQSILTHIQTLLPESVGRALCILADADPQSGFNKLSGAVRDRLIKLLAWTPLTVIGHDGFKMAMITRGGVSLKEISPDTMESKILRGLYFCGEVMNLDGPCGGYNLQWSFSSGYLAGHLGNKATI
- a CDS encoding peptidylprolyl isomerase: MAWATARHILVSSEAECNELKKQIEEGLSFAEAAADNSQCPSGRKGGDLGRFTPGQMVPEFDKAVFNGDVGVLYGPIKTQFGYHLLEVTARG
- a CDS encoding extracellular solute-binding protein, producing MKKILLGLLLLGTYLFGSSNVLYVYNWSEYLPAKVIKQFEKESGIKVKYSTYDSNEAMYAKIKTDKKSSYDIIVPSTYFVSKMAKEGLLAPIDKTKLPNFVNLDKTLLYKPFDPKNDYSIPYLWGSTGVSYNSALLGKNAVTSWGDLWNPKYKKSVLLTDDLREVFGMTLKVLGYSANDTDPKHIEQAYQKLLLLRPNVKVFNSESPKQVYLSEEVKLGMNFNGENYMANKESPDLKYVYPKEGIMLWVDSLVIPKNSQNIDNAHKFINFILRPEIGKIISEEIGYASPNAASVKLLPKAVQANRIIYPIAQDLTNSEFQTDIGSAVKVYEKYWERFKAGK
- the potC gene encoding spermidine/putrescine ABC transporter permease PotC, whose amino-acid sequence is MNFFKRLYIGFIFLFLYVPIFILILYSFNNSKYSLNWTGFTLKWYDKLFLNEELLDAAINSIMVATSSSLIATLLGTLGAIAFFRYTFFGKKFLNSIVFVLIISPEIVMGIALLLLFVLLNIELGFNSLLIAHISFSLPFVIVTVMSRLSGFDKNIIEAARDLGAHEFDIFRLIILPNIFPAVIAGFLLSFTLSLDDVIISFFVSGTDFEILPIKIFSMVRLGVSPEINALSAIMFGFTILIVALSQFLIREKTK
- the potB gene encoding spermidine/putrescine ABC transporter permease PotB, which translates into the protein MKTKIGFFGNFSIFTISSWLIVFGLLPFLLVFIASFLTRGDEEFILYIFSFESYIKIFDPLYLDVFLISFKLSIISTILCLILAFPFAYFLSQVSKKYTSALLVLTIIPFWTSSLVRTYALVVILKTKGVLNAALMGIGLINEPLEIIYTDVAVIIGMVYTLLPFMILPLYASFEKFDKRLIEAAHDLGANKTSVMLRIIIPLVSPGIIAGISLVFLPSLGMFFISDLLGGANNLVIGNFIKNQFLTFRDWPFGSVASVLLTLLMLGLIWLYSLADKLTKKRNSELF
- the potA gene encoding spermidine/putrescine ABC transporter ATP-binding protein PotA; its protein translation is MNKILLQLQNIHKSYEGNSVLKNINLDIYNGEFLTLLGPSGCGKTTMLRIIGGFEEIDSGLLTFEKKDISQLPPNKRSFNTVFQSYALFPHLNVYDNIAFGLKMKKVPKEEIQSEVQNALSLVRLEQFGQKMVNELSGGQQQRVAIARAIVNKPSILLLDESLSALDFKLRKMMQIELKQMQRKLGITFVFVTHDQEEALSMSDRIVVMNHGVIEQIATPKEVYENPKNIFVANFIGQTNLLDSSLIDADQALFEVEGKQMALEHFISKTSAKNFTILIRPEDFRCERNLEDIKSTNYFEGELKEIIYKGVTIDLVIELVSGKIIFASEFYNEESDALDYKEGQKLYIYWHDGWESILED